Proteins encoded within one genomic window of Halorussus salilacus:
- the nadA gene encoding quinolinate synthase NadA yields the protein METADIETDLSLFKYDNLEQLPDAYRDLDEAERADRIAAAKAELGDDLVILGHNYQRREIVEHADFVGDSYQLSVEAAEADAPFVVFGGVTFMAESADIITDDDQTVVLPSMEASCPMAGMAEALQVDAAWAEITAAAPGADIVPVTYMNSYADLKAFCAEQGGAVCTSSNAHDVFEWALDRGDKVLFLPDKHLGENTAHRLGMADEIAEWDPWDPEGKDAEEVADSDIILWDGYCQVHERFRADHVAEIRETYDDANVIVHPECRREVVEAADVAGSTATICETVADADPGETWAIGTEIHLTNHLQRWHPEVNVVALCGDACMDCNAMRQIDPNYLTWVLEELVAGRERNVIEVPPREAELASVAMERMLEI from the coding sequence ATGGAAACAGCCGACATCGAGACCGACCTCAGCCTCTTCAAGTACGATAATCTGGAGCAGTTGCCCGACGCCTACCGGGACCTCGACGAGGCCGAGCGCGCCGACCGAATCGCGGCTGCGAAGGCCGAGTTGGGCGACGACCTCGTGATACTGGGACACAACTACCAGCGGCGGGAGATAGTCGAGCACGCCGACTTCGTGGGCGACTCATACCAGTTGAGCGTCGAGGCCGCCGAGGCCGACGCGCCATTCGTCGTCTTCGGCGGCGTGACGTTCATGGCCGAGTCGGCCGACATCATCACCGACGACGACCAGACCGTGGTACTGCCCTCGATGGAGGCGTCGTGTCCGATGGCGGGGATGGCCGAGGCCCTGCAGGTCGACGCCGCGTGGGCCGAGATAACCGCGGCCGCGCCCGGCGCCGACATCGTCCCGGTCACGTACATGAACTCCTACGCCGACCTGAAGGCCTTCTGCGCCGAGCAGGGCGGCGCGGTCTGCACGTCCTCGAACGCCCACGACGTGTTCGAGTGGGCGCTCGACCGGGGTGACAAGGTCCTGTTCCTCCCCGATAAGCACCTCGGGGAGAACACCGCCCACCGGCTCGGGATGGCCGACGAAATCGCCGAGTGGGACCCGTGGGACCCCGAGGGCAAGGACGCCGAGGAGGTCGCCGACAGCGACATCATTCTGTGGGACGGCTACTGTCAGGTCCACGAGCGGTTCCGCGCCGACCACGTCGCCGAGATTCGCGAGACGTACGACGACGCGAACGTCATCGTCCACCCCGAGTGCCGCCGGGAGGTCGTGGAAGCCGCCGACGTGGCCGGGAGCACCGCGACCATCTGCGAGACGGTGGCCGACGCCGACCCCGGCGAGACGTGGGCAATCGGCACCGAAATCCACCTCACGAACCACCTCCAGCGGTGGCACCCCGAGGTGAACGTCGTGGCCCTCTGCGGCGACGCGTGCATGGACTGCAACGCGATGCGCCAGATCGACCCGAACTACCTGACGTGGGTGCTCGAAGAACTGGTCGCGGGCCGAGAGCGGAACGTCATCGAGGTGCCGCCCCGCGAGGCCGAACTCGCGAGCGTGGCGATGGAGCGGATGCTGGAGATATGA
- a CDS encoding L-aspartate oxidase, with the protein MTASDSSPDPTETDVLVVGSGIAGCAAALAAAREGADVLVVTKATRPEETTSHWAQGGIATARSDPESFAADVLAASADTADPDAVEVLVGNAREAVEDVLVETLDVPFDRAGDENAGEADFDYGREAAHSKPRILHVDASTGEHVLGPFLAHLGDRERVTIREDTAALDLLTHEGRVHGAVVERDGETDAIFAGSTVLATGGIGALYGTSTNPDTATGDGIAMAALAGATVEDMAYVQFHPTAYAGDEPFLVSEAVRGEGAVLRNAEGERFMPDYHDDAELAPRDVVARAVADEREATGRVVLDVSPLDFAGEFPDLAGKCEARGVDWREGIPVEPSEHFLCGGISVDDRGRTDLDRLFAVGECARTGVHGANRLASTSLLEGLVWGLRAGASAAEAAATGLDHERVEIPDLRDSDPALPDRFADEKFARLRRVMDENVGIRRTPEDLRRATAALRRLKGEVDAYTRTRTSRSLYELRSASVVALLVVRSAMDAEPVGCHALATEDESEGVSANASD; encoded by the coding sequence ATGACCGCGAGTGACTCGTCCCCCGACCCGACCGAGACCGACGTGCTGGTCGTCGGGAGCGGCATCGCCGGGTGTGCGGCCGCGCTCGCGGCCGCACGCGAGGGCGCGGACGTGCTAGTCGTCACGAAAGCGACCCGGCCAGAGGAGACGACCTCCCACTGGGCGCAGGGCGGAATCGCCACCGCGCGCTCGGACCCCGAGTCGTTCGCGGCGGACGTGCTGGCCGCGAGCGCCGACACCGCCGACCCCGACGCGGTCGAGGTGCTGGTCGGGAACGCCCGCGAGGCGGTCGAGGACGTGCTGGTCGAGACCCTCGACGTGCCCTTCGACCGCGCTGGCGACGAGAACGCGGGCGAGGCCGACTTCGACTACGGTCGGGAGGCCGCCCATTCGAAACCGCGAATCCTCCACGTCGACGCCAGCACCGGCGAGCACGTCCTCGGACCCTTCTTGGCCCACCTCGGCGACCGCGAGCGCGTGACGATTCGGGAGGACACCGCCGCGCTCGACCTGCTGACCCACGAGGGGCGAGTCCACGGCGCGGTCGTCGAGCGGGACGGCGAGACGGACGCGATTTTCGCGGGGTCGACCGTCCTCGCCACCGGGGGTATCGGCGCGCTCTACGGCACCTCCACCAACCCCGACACCGCGACCGGGGACGGCATCGCCATGGCCGCCCTCGCGGGCGCGACCGTCGAGGATATGGCCTACGTCCAGTTCCACCCCACGGCCTACGCGGGCGACGAGCCCTTCCTCGTGAGCGAGGCGGTCCGGGGCGAGGGCGCGGTCCTGCGCAACGCCGAGGGCGAGCGGTTCATGCCCGACTACCACGACGACGCCGAACTCGCCCCGCGGGACGTGGTCGCGCGGGCGGTCGCCGACGAGCGCGAGGCGACCGGCCGGGTCGTGCTGGACGTCTCGCCCCTCGACTTCGCCGGGGAGTTCCCGGACCTCGCAGGGAAATGCGAGGCCCGCGGCGTCGACTGGCGAGAGGGGATTCCGGTCGAACCCAGCGAGCACTTCCTCTGTGGCGGGATTTCGGTCGACGACCGGGGCCGGACCGACCTCGACCGGCTGTTCGCGGTGGGCGAGTGCGCCCGGACCGGCGTCCACGGCGCGAATCGCCTCGCCTCCACGAGCCTGCTGGAGGGGCTGGTCTGGGGCCTGCGCGCCGGGGCGTCGGCCGCCGAGGCGGCGGCCACGGGCCTCGACCACGAGCGCGTCGAAATCCCGGACCTCCGGGACAGCGACCCCGCCCTGCCCGACCGCTTCGCCGACGAGAAGTTCGCCCGACTGCGCCGTGTGATGGACGAAAACGTCGGGATTCGTCGGACGCCCGAGGACCTCCGGCGCGCGACCGCGGCCCTCCGGCGGCTCAAGGGCGAGGTCGACGCCTACACGCGGACCCGGACGAGCCGGAGCCTCTACGAGCTCCGGAGCGCCAGCGTGGTCGCCCTGCTGGTCGTCCGGTCGGCGATGGACGCAGAGCCGGTGGGCTGTCACGCGCTCGCAACCGAAGACGAGTCCGAAGGGGTGTCAGCGAATGCGAGCGACTGA
- the nadC gene encoding carboxylating nicotinate-nucleotide diphosphorylase, which yields MRATDRQVEAWLREDVGHRDVTNLVPGETTGRLVAKEAGVAAGLDAAKAVFEYLDVAVETLADAGDRIAPGDAVLAVEGPAESVLRGERVAVNIAGHASGVATKTRRAVEAAREVSDAVEIAATRKTTPGLRGVEKRAVAAGGGDTHRLTLSGMVMVKDNHVAEMGLEAAVRRFREQKSFATKLEVEVESPADAPRAAEAGADIVLLDNMPPAEVREGVERLPEGVLAEASGGIGIADVSDYAATGVDVVSMGSLTHSAPSLDLSFRTGE from the coding sequence ATGCGAGCGACTGACCGGCAGGTCGAGGCGTGGCTGCGGGAGGACGTGGGCCACCGCGACGTGACCAACCTCGTGCCGGGCGAGACGACCGGCCGCCTCGTCGCGAAGGAGGCGGGCGTGGCGGCGGGACTCGACGCCGCGAAGGCGGTCTTCGAGTACCTCGACGTGGCGGTCGAGACGCTCGCCGACGCGGGCGACCGAATCGCGCCGGGCGACGCGGTGCTGGCAGTCGAGGGGCCCGCCGAATCGGTCCTCCGGGGCGAGCGCGTCGCGGTCAATATCGCGGGCCACGCCTCGGGGGTGGCGACGAAGACCCGGCGGGCTGTCGAGGCGGCCCGCGAGGTCAGCGACGCTGTCGAGATCGCCGCCACGCGCAAGACCACGCCCGGTCTGCGAGGAGTGGAGAAGCGCGCCGTCGCGGCTGGCGGCGGGGACACCCACCGGCTCACCCTCTCGGGGATGGTGATGGTCAAGGACAACCACGTCGCCGAGATGGGCCTGGAGGCGGCGGTCCGGCGCTTCCGCGAGCAGAAGTCGTTCGCCACGAAACTGGAGGTCGAGGTCGAGTCGCCCGCCGACGCCCCGCGGGCCGCCGAGGCCGGGGCCGACATCGTGCTGTTAGATAACATGCCCCCCGCGGAAGTCCGCGAGGGCGTCGAACGCCTCCCGGAGGGGGTGCTGGCGGAGGCCAGCGGGGGAATCGGGATTGCTGACGTGTCCGACTACGCGGCGACCGGCGTCGACGTGGTCTCGATGGGGTCGCTGACCCACTCCGCGCCGAGTCTGGACCTGTCGTTCCGGACCGGGGAGTAG
- the gpmI gene encoding 2,3-bisphosphoglycerate-independent phosphoglycerate mutase, which translates to MKAALIILDGWGLGSEDGGRNAIEAADTPNFDRLAETGAYGTLTVSGRRVGLPEGQMGNSEVGHLNIGAGRVVKQEYTRISDAIEAGELGDNDAIDAAFDYATDNDGRVHFVGLVSEGGVHSDQKHLYALVELAAERGVDAVTHAFTDGRDTPPKSGAGFLADLQEIVDREGTGDVATVSGRYYAMDRDRNWERTKRAYDAIVEREADHEADSAVEAVEESYDRGDTDEFVEPTLVEGGPALSDGDAAVFFNFRADRARQLTRMLADIRPGDWAAEGIETTPPDIHLTTLTQYDETFDLPVAFPPHQPEDVLGEVLADEGLTQLRIAESEKYAHVTYFLNGGREVEFDGERREIVESPDVPTYDLKPEMSAEEVTDTAVAVVESDDPDVLVLNYANPDMVGHTGDFDAAVEAVEAVDAQLGRLVAAVESAGGHVLVTADHGNADDMGTPADPHTAHTYNPVPVVYRSPEGDDGGLRVREGGSLCDVAPTLLGLVGVDQPAAMTGRTLLE; encoded by the coding sequence ATGAAGGCCGCGCTGATAATCCTCGACGGCTGGGGGTTAGGAAGCGAAGACGGAGGACGCAACGCCATCGAGGCCGCCGACACGCCGAACTTCGACCGACTGGCCGAGACCGGCGCGTACGGCACCCTCACGGTGTCGGGCCGCCGCGTGGGTCTGCCCGAGGGCCAGATGGGCAACAGCGAGGTCGGCCACCTCAACATCGGCGCGGGCCGGGTGGTCAAGCAGGAGTACACCCGCATCTCCGACGCCATCGAGGCGGGCGAGTTGGGCGACAACGACGCCATCGACGCCGCGTTCGACTACGCGACCGACAACGACGGGCGCGTCCACTTCGTGGGACTGGTCAGCGAGGGCGGCGTCCACTCCGACCAGAAGCACCTCTACGCGCTCGTCGAGCTGGCCGCCGAGCGGGGCGTCGACGCCGTGACCCACGCGTTCACCGACGGCCGGGACACCCCGCCGAAGAGCGGCGCGGGGTTCCTCGCCGACTTGCAGGAAATCGTCGACCGCGAGGGGACCGGCGACGTGGCGACCGTCTCGGGGCGGTACTACGCGATGGACCGCGACCGGAACTGGGAGCGGACGAAGCGGGCCTACGACGCCATCGTCGAGCGCGAGGCCGACCACGAGGCCGATTCGGCGGTCGAGGCGGTCGAGGAGAGCTACGACCGGGGCGACACCGACGAGTTCGTCGAGCCGACGCTCGTCGAGGGCGGTCCTGCCCTCTCAGACGGCGACGCGGCCGTCTTCTTCAACTTCCGGGCCGACCGCGCCCGCCAGCTCACCCGGATGCTCGCAGACATCCGGCCCGGCGACTGGGCGGCCGAGGGCATCGAGACGACTCCGCCGGACATCCACCTCACCACGCTGACCCAGTACGACGAGACGTTCGACCTGCCGGTGGCGTTCCCGCCCCACCAGCCCGAGGACGTGCTGGGGGAGGTCCTCGCCGACGAGGGACTCACGCAACTCCGCATCGCCGAGTCCGAGAAGTACGCCCACGTCACCTACTTCCTCAACGGCGGCCGGGAGGTGGAGTTCGACGGCGAGCGCCGGGAAATCGTCGAGTCGCCCGACGTGCCGACCTACGACCTGAAGCCCGAGATGAGTGCCGAGGAGGTCACCGACACCGCCGTCGCGGTCGTCGAGTCGGACGACCCCGACGTGCTGGTCCTCAACTACGCCAACCCCGACATGGTGGGCCACACCGGCGACTTCGACGCCGCGGTCGAGGCCGTCGAGGCCGTGGACGCCCAGCTCGGCCGACTCGTGGCGGCCGTCGAGTCGGCGGGCGGCCACGTCCTCGTCACCGCCGACCACGGCAACGCCGACGACATGGGGACGCCCGCCGACCCCCACACCGCCCACACCTACAACCCCGTCCCCGTCGTCTACCGCTCGCCCGAGGGCGACGACGGGGGTCTCCGCGTCCGTGAGGGCGGGTCGCTGTGCGACGTCGCGCCGACCCTCCTCGGACTCGTCGGGGTCGACCAGCCCGCGGCGATGACCGGCCGGACACTGCTGGAGTAG
- a CDS encoding DNA double-strand break repair nuclease NurA: MTLDPVHFDGIAGLADRIDYDAEDRDHREFAEDVWEHYLDPLYDDEGDVILEPIDEQSRRRVNCEKIALEDPPFATIHGLDAGTLNSRPFKNGLVLDVAHAAMSATPSDLGLHDRRTVVKALHLNDTSRDFGTDWEPYNDGSRRRIVHTHLPKSQYEEDVVHALALYLAESSHALEHAESVSEFLLLDGPIYPKGVLRWYYRSTALTDLFRDSEDVARILQNYVELVETFVERDVPLAGFVKNVSAKSIVRTLKRSSDFAPVPWAHDAGLFAQILERRERVDGEFERLTDDLTLTNWFVSTAGTDDFFNDPDNDLVERELDPEQYRVTFCIVYDPRRDLVFKVEAPYAVTEDEGTRRKIERQILQEVALQRGPPRAISKADELAAIDRGSAESLVKSFEESLDTELDRNYNAVRWGRDY, encoded by the coding sequence ATGACCCTCGACCCGGTGCACTTCGACGGCATCGCGGGGCTGGCCGACCGCATCGACTACGACGCCGAGGACCGCGACCACCGGGAGTTCGCCGAAGACGTGTGGGAACACTACCTCGACCCGCTGTACGACGACGAGGGCGACGTGATCCTCGAACCAATCGACGAGCAGTCGCGCCGCCGGGTGAACTGCGAGAAGATTGCGCTCGAAGACCCGCCGTTCGCGACGATACACGGCCTCGACGCCGGGACGCTCAACTCCCGGCCGTTCAAGAACGGTCTCGTCCTCGACGTTGCCCACGCCGCGATGAGCGCCACGCCGTCGGACCTCGGCCTCCACGACCGCCGGACCGTCGTGAAGGCCCTGCACCTCAACGACACGTCCCGGGACTTCGGGACCGACTGGGAACCCTACAACGACGGCAGTCGGCGTCGCATCGTCCACACCCACCTGCCCAAGAGCCAGTACGAGGAGGACGTGGTCCACGCGCTCGCGCTCTACCTCGCCGAGAGCAGCCACGCGCTCGAACACGCCGAGTCGGTGTCGGAGTTCCTCCTGCTCGACGGCCCCATCTACCCGAAGGGGGTCCTCCGGTGGTACTACCGGAGCACCGCCCTCACCGACCTGTTTCGGGACTCGGAGGACGTTGCCCGGATTCTGCAGAACTACGTCGAGCTGGTCGAGACGTTCGTCGAACGCGACGTTCCGCTCGCGGGGTTCGTCAAGAACGTCTCGGCGAAGTCCATCGTCCGGACCCTCAAGCGGAGCAGCGACTTCGCGCCGGTGCCGTGGGCCCACGACGCGGGACTGTTCGCCCAGATACTGGAGCGCCGCGAGCGCGTCGACGGCGAGTTCGAGCGACTCACCGACGACCTGACGCTGACGAACTGGTTCGTCTCGACCGCTGGCACCGACGACTTCTTCAACGACCCCGACAACGACCTCGTCGAGCGCGAACTCGACCCCGAGCAGTACCGGGTCACCTTCTGCATCGTCTACGACCCCCGGCGTGACCTCGTGTTCAAGGTCGAAGCGCCCTACGCCGTGACCGAAGACGAGGGGACTCGCCGGAAAATCGAGCGCCAGATACTCCAGGAGGTCGCGCTCCAGCGCGGGCCGCCCCGCGCCATCTCGAAGGCCGACGAACTCGCGGCCATCGACCGCGGGAGCGCCGAGTCGCTGGTGAAGTCGTTCGAGGAGTCGCTCGACACGGAACTCGACCGCAACTACAACGCGGTGCGGTGGGGCCGGGACTACTGA
- a CDS encoding DUF7113 family protein, giving the protein MLLIRGEAGGTTLTGTLYERGERAPRFKGAPDEDAPYVWVCDEFYQVESGGTVQKVNGEEVNVAFESPMPRGFDTKEQATEAAREHVRTQFARIGVDPEDVELTVEKSETEAAEPR; this is encoded by the coding sequence ATGCTACTCATCCGTGGCGAAGCCGGGGGGACCACCCTGACGGGCACGCTGTACGAGCGTGGGGAGCGCGCGCCGCGGTTCAAGGGCGCGCCCGACGAGGACGCCCCCTACGTCTGGGTCTGCGACGAGTTCTACCAGGTCGAGAGCGGCGGGACCGTCCAGAAGGTGAACGGCGAGGAGGTCAACGTCGCGTTCGAGTCGCCGATGCCCCGCGGGTTCGACACGAAAGAGCAGGCGACCGAGGCGGCCCGCGAGCACGTCCGGACCCAGTTCGCTCGCATCGGCGTCGACCCCGAGGACGTGGAACTGACCGTCGAGAAGTCCGAGACCGAGGCCGCCGAACCGCGCTGA
- a CDS encoding ATP-binding protein encodes MTDLGDFENFEGDDTASDAPARDDTETSAAADDDRFESMDPSPVGTDRGIGTLSAAGGLRIGEEEDDTRVRAYVTADNREDVRVGKYLLVPYPDDEKLFCRISALSYEQEYQVDDATEIHSKRAMRREAIEETDYKLMATLEPVAVLYSDEGDLKRRMTDRVPKPKAVVRQADDKAEIKTGLKMPEDGVFLGHLSVGGEKVRTAAQPPTIDYRLKDDYADGDPLVFRHTLVAGGTGSGKTHGAKNVLRQFLAEERRYEMEDGAKRRAAVVQFDPQDEYAQMHDDNPEVTAEDERGWEREGIAHGGHDDTLVLAPKENGVSYSPDNHRAEYETFTVPFSMASNRPWLVAGSSLNENQYPALKELLGRFFTQRPDGTYRQFLAFLDDPALKEELDESGKVHEATYDAVKRRVRAIPSGIFDQNATPITELDHKLVRRGGLTTIPTYHLTSSRAKELFVLAVASLLIDDKLSNSPESQHIKETPLVVGMDEAHNFLTDADNVQARKVIGKFTDAAKQGRKERLGLFLITQDPQDIADPVFKQVNTTIVLNLGDEDAIKSVNIPAELEGKVPYMEKGQMVVYSPDNSEPVEITGLSKCLTKHGRE; translated from the coding sequence ATGACCGACCTCGGCGACTTCGAGAACTTCGAGGGCGACGACACCGCGAGCGACGCCCCGGCCCGCGACGACACCGAGACGAGCGCGGCCGCCGACGACGACCGCTTCGAGTCGATGGACCCCTCCCCCGTGGGGACCGACCGCGGCATCGGCACGCTCTCGGCCGCGGGCGGCCTCCGAATCGGCGAGGAGGAAGACGACACCCGAGTGCGCGCGTACGTGACCGCAGACAACCGCGAGGACGTGCGCGTCGGTAAGTACCTGCTCGTGCCCTACCCAGACGACGAGAAGCTGTTCTGCCGCATCTCCGCCCTCTCGTACGAGCAAGAGTATCAGGTCGACGACGCGACCGAGATTCACTCGAAGCGCGCGATGCGCCGCGAGGCGATAGAGGAGACCGATTACAAGCTGATGGCGACGCTGGAGCCGGTGGCGGTCCTGTACTCCGACGAGGGAGACCTCAAGCGCCGGATGACCGACCGCGTGCCAAAGCCCAAGGCCGTCGTCCGGCAGGCCGACGACAAGGCCGAAATCAAGACCGGCCTCAAGATGCCAGAAGACGGCGTGTTCCTCGGCCACCTCTCGGTCGGGGGTGAGAAGGTCCGGACCGCCGCCCAGCCCCCAACAATCGACTACCGACTCAAGGACGACTACGCCGACGGCGACCCGCTCGTGTTCCGCCACACCCTCGTCGCTGGCGGGACGGGGTCGGGCAAGACCCACGGCGCGAAGAACGTCCTCCGGCAGTTCCTCGCCGAGGAGCGCCGCTACGAGATGGAAGACGGCGCGAAGCGTCGGGCCGCGGTGGTCCAGTTCGACCCGCAGGACGAGTACGCCCAGATGCACGACGACAACCCCGAGGTGACCGCCGAGGACGAGCGCGGATGGGAACGGGAGGGCATCGCTCACGGCGGTCACGACGATACGCTCGTACTCGCTCCAAAGGAAAACGGCGTCTCCTACTCGCCGGACAACCATCGAGCCGAGTACGAAACGTTCACGGTTCCGTTTTCGATGGCGAGTAACCGACCATGGCTCGTGGCCGGGAGTTCCCTAAACGAAAATCAGTATCCTGCACTGAAAGAACTTCTCGGCCGCTTCTTCACACAACGTCCGGACGGAACGTACCGGCAGTTCCTCGCTTTCCTCGACGATCCCGCACTCAAGGAAGAATTGGACGAGTCGGGCAAAGTCCACGAAGCCACCTACGATGCCGTCAAACGCCGGGTTCGTGCGATCCCGTCCGGAATCTTCGACCAGAACGCAACTCCGATCACCGAACTCGACCACAAACTCGTTCGTCGCGGTGGACTGACGACCATCCCGACGTACCATCTCACGTCCAGTCGGGCAAAGGAGTTGTTCGTTCTCGCTGTCGCCAGCCTCCTCATCGACGACAAGCTCTCCAACAGTCCCGAAAGTCAACACATCAAGGAGACCCCGCTCGTGGTCGGGATGGACGAGGCGCACAACTTCCTGACCGACGCCGACAACGTGCAGGCCCGGAAGGTCATCGGGAAGTTCACCGACGCGGCCAAGCAGGGTCGCAAAGAGCGCCTCGGCCTGTTCCTCATCACGCAGGACCCTCAGGACATCGCGGACCCGGTGTTCAAGCAGGTCAACACCACCATCGTCCTCAACCTCGGCGACGAGGACGCCATCAAGAGCGTCAACATCCCGGCCGAGCTAGAGGGGAAGGTCCCCTACATGGAGAAGGGCCAGATGGTCGTCTACTCGCCCGACAACTCCGAGCCGGTCGAGATAACCGGGCTCTCGAAGTGTCTGACCAAGCACGGCCGGGAGTAG
- a CDS encoding universal stress protein has product MSKKVLVPVDGSEQSETALEYALEEFPDANITAINVLDPIDAGYNAPVGVPGGSENWYENAKAQSETLLEGAQETADEYGTTLETATEMGRPSSVIVEYAEEEGFDQIIMGSHGRSGVSRILLGSVAETVVRRATMPVTVVR; this is encoded by the coding sequence ATGAGCAAGAAGGTACTCGTCCCCGTCGACGGCTCCGAGCAGTCCGAGACCGCGCTCGAATACGCACTCGAAGAGTTCCCCGACGCGAACATCACCGCTATCAACGTCCTCGACCCCATCGACGCGGGCTACAACGCGCCGGTCGGGGTACCCGGCGGCTCCGAGAACTGGTACGAGAACGCCAAGGCCCAGAGCGAGACCCTGCTCGAAGGTGCCCAAGAGACCGCCGACGAGTACGGGACGACCCTCGAAACGGCCACCGAGATGGGTCGGCCGTCGAGCGTCATCGTCGAGTACGCCGAGGAGGAGGGCTTCGACCAGATAATCATGGGGAGCCACGGCCGGTCGGGCGTCTCGCGCATCCTGCTCGGGAGCGTCGCCGAGACGGTGGTCCGGCGCGCGACGATGCCGGTGACGGTGGTTCGGTAA
- a CDS encoding glycine zipper family protein, translating into MFLFSIYFGETVRVGIDLVVQTFVVPLLGDFVRIRFGIWVVLFLLVLVMIQTSLINYRLIMMDGEPRGEQMPSDDVAPDGGEMYARAGKTSSIGSSGAGVLGGAATGAVIGASFGPAGVFGGAVLGAIVGDEIEKSSTRSRARKAVKSDVLRTLIAQEIVEPDRISLDSVERTLPHHDEAVVREVTLEMASDPMAPLVEDGQAVQLTTLSEAKSHLQRLREDS; encoded by the coding sequence GTGTTTCTCTTCTCGATCTACTTCGGGGAGACGGTGCGAGTCGGAATCGACCTCGTAGTGCAAACGTTCGTCGTACCGTTGCTGGGCGATTTCGTTCGAATACGATTCGGTATCTGGGTCGTCCTGTTTCTCCTCGTTCTCGTGATGATTCAGACCTCTCTCATCAACTACAGACTTATAATGATGGACGGCGAACCGAGAGGCGAGCAAATGCCGTCCGACGATGTCGCTCCCGATGGTGGCGAGATGTACGCTCGGGCCGGGAAAACGTCGAGTATCGGTTCCAGCGGTGCTGGCGTTTTAGGTGGTGCCGCGACCGGTGCGGTAATCGGAGCGAGTTTCGGACCTGCTGGCGTCTTCGGCGGGGCCGTGCTGGGAGCTATCGTCGGCGACGAGATAGAAAAGTCATCTACGAGAAGTAGGGCGCGAAAAGCGGTCAAGTCGGACGTTCTCCGGACGCTCATTGCACAAGAGATCGTCGAACCGGACCGCATTTCTCTGGACTCGGTCGAACGAACCCTGCCACATCACGACGAAGCGGTCGTCAGAGAGGTGACGTTAGAGATGGCTTCCGACCCGATGGCTCCACTCGTCGAAGATGGACAGGCCGTACAACTGACGACGCTTTCCGAAGCGAAATCGCACCTCCAGCGGCTTCGTGAGGACTCGTAG
- a CDS encoding KaiC domain-containing protein: MSDDDWFERALRESGEDEASGEDRDSPDDDSDSETDDRPASASGFEDAPEFDPERTGGDDAEPTPDRSGGSSGGFADADPYDAADAGDDTELFEDDFATAFRNAPGGGAGGQAGSNAGAFGGDGEFGGGDDAEFGMGGGFGMDPGAGFGGGEPESFDDEEFESSIPRVDVGIDGLDSMIQGGVPERSLMTTIGSAGTGKTTFGLQFLHEGLEAGENAVFITLEESHDRIVNTATEKGWEFDEYQEEGRLAVIDLDPIEMANSLTSIRNDLPRLVEEFGATRLVLDSVSLLEMMYDDQATRRNEVYDFTKSLKEAGVTTMLTSEASEDNPYASRHGIIEYLVDAVFILRYIRSGDDFRETRLAVEIQKIRDANHSREIKPYSITNEGISVYRQANIF, from the coding sequence GTGAGTGACGACGACTGGTTCGAGCGAGCGCTCCGCGAGAGCGGTGAGGACGAAGCGAGCGGCGAAGACCGCGATTCGCCGGACGACGACTCCGATTCGGAGACGGACGACCGCCCCGCGTCCGCCAGCGGATTCGAGGACGCACCCGAGTTCGACCCCGAGCGAACTGGCGGCGACGACGCCGAACCGACCCCCGACCGGTCCGGCGGGTCGTCGGGCGGGTTCGCCGACGCCGACCCGTACGACGCGGCCGATGCGGGCGACGACACGGAGTTGTTCGAGGACGACTTCGCCACCGCGTTCCGGAACGCCCCGGGCGGGGGAGCGGGCGGCCAAGCAGGGAGCAACGCGGGAGCGTTCGGCGGCGACGGGGAGTTCGGCGGTGGGGACGACGCCGAGTTCGGCATGGGCGGCGGATTCGGTATGGACCCCGGCGCCGGGTTCGGAGGAGGGGAACCCGAGTCGTTCGACGACGAGGAGTTCGAGTCGTCGATTCCGCGGGTCGACGTGGGCATCGACGGCCTCGACAGCATGATACAGGGCGGGGTCCCCGAGCGGTCGCTGATGACCACCATCGGGTCGGCCGGGACCGGCAAGACCACCTTCGGCCTCCAGTTCCTCCACGAGGGGCTGGAAGCGGGCGAGAACGCGGTGTTCATCACGCTCGAAGAGAGCCACGACCGCATCGTCAACACCGCGACCGAGAAGGGCTGGGAGTTCGACGAGTACCAGGAGGAGGGCCGACTCGCGGTCATCGACCTCGACCCCATCGAGATGGCAAACAGCCTGACCTCCATCCGCAACGACCTGCCGCGACTCGTCGAGGAGTTCGGCGCGACCAGACTCGTCCTCGACTCGGTCTCCCTGCTGGAGATGATGTACGACGACCAGGCCACCCGCCGAAACGAGGTGTACGACTTCACCAAGAGCCTCAAGGAGGCGGGCGTGACCACCATGCTGACCAGCGAGGCCAGCGAGGACAACCCTTACGCCTCCCGACACGGCATCATCGAGTACCTCGTGGACGCCGTGTTCATCCTGCGGTACATCCGGTCGGGCGACGACTTCCGGGAGACCAGACTCGCGGTCGAAATCCAGAAGATACGGGACGCGAACCACTCCCGGGAGATAAAGCCCTACTCCATCACGAACGAGGGCATCAGCGTGTACCGGCAGGCGAATATCTTCTGA